A window of Cheilinus undulatus linkage group 1, ASM1832078v1, whole genome shotgun sequence contains these coding sequences:
- the tmod2 gene encoding tropomodulin-2 isoform X2, giving the protein MALSYKKDLDKYKDLDEDEILNKLSAEELKQLEVALEEMDPENALLPAGLRQKDQTSKKATGTFNRESLLKYLEKEAMEYKDREDIVPFTGEKKGKVFVPKQKPIESRQEEVTKLDPELEEALSSATDTELCDLAAILGVHTLVTSTQTYDGTGTKAGYNNVIKGEKMNPVFDEPPNPTNVEETLQRIKSNDSSLTEVNLNNIKNIPIPTLKDFAKALEKNTNVKKFSLAATRSNDPIAVAFSDMLRENKTLQSLNLESNFITGVGVQALVDALRDNDTLTEIKIDNQRQQLGTTIEMEIAKMLEENNSIVKFGYHFTQQGPRSRAAAAITKNNDLVRRKRVEGDL; this is encoded by the exons ATGGCGTTGTCGTATAAGAAGGACCTGGACAAGTACAAGGATCTTGATGAAGATGAAATCCTCAACAAACTGTCAGCGGAGGAGCTCAAACAGCTGGAGGTGGCCCTCGAGGAGATGGACCCTGAG AATGCTCTTCTCCCAGCCGGCTTACGCCAGAAAGACCAGACGTCCAAGAAAGCAACAGGAACATTCAACAGAGAAAGTCTGCTCAAATACCTGGAGAAGGAAGCCATGGAGTACAAGGACAGAGAGGACATAGTGCCCTTCACTGGGGAGAAAAAAG GTAAAGTATTTGTTCCTAAGCAGAAACCGATAGAATCACGTCAGGAAGAAGTCACAAAGCTTGACCCAGAATTAGAAGAAGCACTCTCCAGCGCAACAGATACAGAGCTGTGCGATCTAGCAG caaTCCTTGGTGTGCACACACTGGTTACCAGTACTCAGACGTATGATGGAACTGGGACTAAAGCGGGTTACAACA ATGTGATCAAAGGGGAGAAGATGAACCCCGTATTTGATGAGCCTCCAAATCCCACTAATGTAGAAGAAACTCTGCAGAGGATAAAAAGCAACGATAGCTCCTTAACAGAGGTCAACCTCAACAATATAAAG AACATTCCTATCCCCACACTGAAGGACTTTGCCAAAGCCTTGGAGAAGAACACAAATGTCAAGAAGTTCAGCCTGGCAGCGACACGGAGTAATGACCCGATTGCTGTG GCGTTTAGCGACATGCTGCGGGAGAACAAGACATTGCAAAGTTTGAACCTTGAGTCAAACTTTATCACGGGAGTGGGGGTGCAGGCTTTGGTTGACGCACTGCGAGACAATGACACACTCACAGAGATCAAGATAGACAACCAG aggcAGCAGCTCGGTACCACCATAGAGATGGAAATAGCTAAAATGCTGGAAGAAAATAACAGCATAGTGAAGTTCGGCTACCACTTCACACAGCAAGGACCTCGCTCCAGAGCTGCTGCAGCCATCACCAAGAACAATGACCTGG TTCGCAGGAAGCGAGTGGAAGGAGACCTGTAG
- the tmod2 gene encoding tropomodulin-2 isoform X1 — protein sequence MALSYKKDLDKYKDLDEDEILNKLSAEELKQLEVALEEMDPENALLPAGLRQKDQTSKKATGTFNRESLLKYLEKEAMEYKDREDIVPFTGEKKGKVFVPKQKPIESRQEEVTKLDPELEEALSSATDTELCDLAAILGVHTLVTSTQTYDGTGTKAGYNNVIKGEKMNPVFDEPPNPTNVEETLQRIKSNDSSLTEVNLNNIKNIPIPTLKDFAKALEKNTNVKKFSLAATRSNDPIAVAFSDMLRENKTLQSLNLESNFITGVGVQALVDALRDNDTLTEIKIDNQRQQLGTTIEMEIAKMLEENNSIVKFGYHFTQQGPRSRAAAAITKNNDLAPHPVRVGVAQV from the exons ATGGCGTTGTCGTATAAGAAGGACCTGGACAAGTACAAGGATCTTGATGAAGATGAAATCCTCAACAAACTGTCAGCGGAGGAGCTCAAACAGCTGGAGGTGGCCCTCGAGGAGATGGACCCTGAG AATGCTCTTCTCCCAGCCGGCTTACGCCAGAAAGACCAGACGTCCAAGAAAGCAACAGGAACATTCAACAGAGAAAGTCTGCTCAAATACCTGGAGAAGGAAGCCATGGAGTACAAGGACAGAGAGGACATAGTGCCCTTCACTGGGGAGAAAAAAG GTAAAGTATTTGTTCCTAAGCAGAAACCGATAGAATCACGTCAGGAAGAAGTCACAAAGCTTGACCCAGAATTAGAAGAAGCACTCTCCAGCGCAACAGATACAGAGCTGTGCGATCTAGCAG caaTCCTTGGTGTGCACACACTGGTTACCAGTACTCAGACGTATGATGGAACTGGGACTAAAGCGGGTTACAACA ATGTGATCAAAGGGGAGAAGATGAACCCCGTATTTGATGAGCCTCCAAATCCCACTAATGTAGAAGAAACTCTGCAGAGGATAAAAAGCAACGATAGCTCCTTAACAGAGGTCAACCTCAACAATATAAAG AACATTCCTATCCCCACACTGAAGGACTTTGCCAAAGCCTTGGAGAAGAACACAAATGTCAAGAAGTTCAGCCTGGCAGCGACACGGAGTAATGACCCGATTGCTGTG GCGTTTAGCGACATGCTGCGGGAGAACAAGACATTGCAAAGTTTGAACCTTGAGTCAAACTTTATCACGGGAGTGGGGGTGCAGGCTTTGGTTGACGCACTGCGAGACAATGACACACTCACAGAGATCAAGATAGACAACCAG aggcAGCAGCTCGGTACCACCATAGAGATGGAAATAGCTAAAATGCTGGAAGAAAATAACAGCATAGTGAAGTTCGGCTACCACTTCACACAGCAAGGACCTCGCTCCAGAGCTGCTGCAGCCATCACCAAGAACAATGACCTGG CTCCTCATCCTGTCAGAGTCGGTGTAGCACAGGTGTGA